A genomic stretch from Mya arenaria isolate MELC-2E11 chromosome 10, ASM2691426v1 includes:
- the LOC128206441 gene encoding melanocyte-stimulating hormone receptor-like, with the protein MYNITSTIIPLVTLTVMKHAKENYDSNTSSNSDACQGYRETKELVKLILIVFGFLANVFSIVATLNVPRERWSQYNTLIVNLGVSDIMVVLSCVIHDILMLKKCHHHCTPVLRRMFLNIALTSTLFNLVLMAVDHYVAIMQALYYDRFFSKQKVRIIIAALWATSVFCGVLDLFVSLPSFRKEDTTFCDHVNTVNRTTFNYELVIVIFIFIVLVGLLIIYTRICYQVRKLVRDDRHNQLESSHSMKAIVTTFLIIGTFALCWCPIGLYHTVLYILRPDYSKMTKAALDRLRLVNSILFLFIILNTICDPVIYAVRRSEVKLGYIRVYNRLLRKRRRSSLYENELHSHFRRRNDSRDTGNAENTIVTRLSISDKITSTCTSHCTSPTDSSEHSKYGFEKEIFSDR; encoded by the coding sequence ATGTACAATATAACTTCTACAATTATCCCCTTGGTGACTTTGACAGTTATGAAACATGCAAAAGAGAACTATGATAGCAACACGTCTAGCAACAGTGATGCATGTCAAGGGTATAGGGAAACAAAGGAGCTTGTCAAGcttatattgattgtttttggaTTTTTAGCAAATGTTTTCTCAATTGTGGCTACTTTAAATGTTCCTCGCGAGCGGTGGTCACAGTACAACACTCTGATTGTTAACTTGGGAGTATCTGATATCATGGTGGTACTCTCTTGTGTTATTCATGATATCCTTATGCTAAAAAAATGCCATCACCATTGCACTCCTGTTCTGAGACGGATGTTCCTCAATATCGCGCTGACTTCAACATTGTTCAATCTTGTCTTGATGGCTGTAGACCATTACGTCGCCATTATGCAGGCCTTGTACTACGATCGCTTCTTCTCCAAGCAAAAGGTGAGAATCATCATTGCAGCTTTGTGGGCGACAAGTGTGTTTTGCGGGGTATTGGATTTATTTGTAAGCTTACCAAGCTTTCGGAAAGAAGACACAACATTCTGTGACCATGTTAATACTGTGAATAGAACAACATTCAACTACGAACttgttattgtaatatttattttcattgtccTAGTCGGACTTTTGATCATCTACACACGGATCTGCTACCAAGTAAGGAAACTTGTTCGGGATGACCGACATAATCAGTTAGAAAGTTCGCATTCCATGAAAGCCATTGTCACAACATTCCTAATAATTGGAACATTTGCACTTTGTTGGTGCCCAATAGGATTATACCATACCGTTCTGTACATATTGAGACCCGACTATTCCAAAATGACTAAAGCTGCTCTCGACAGGCTGCGACTAGTCAACTCCATTTTGTTCCTTTTCAtcatattaaacacaatatgCGATCCTGTTATTTACGCCGTGAGAAGATCTGAAGTGAAACTTGGCTATATTCGAGTTTACAATAGACTTCTACGAAAAAGAAGGAGGTCGTCGTTATATGAGAACGAATTGCACTCACACTTCAGACGCAGAAATGATTCGCGTGATACGGGAAATGCCGAAAATACGATTGTTACAAGACTAAGTATCTCCGACAAGATTACCTCGACATGTACTTCACATTGCACGTCGCCCACTGACAGCAGTGAACACTCCAAATATGGGTTTGAAAAGGAAATTTTTTCGGATCGTTAA